The Alphaproteobacteria bacterium sequence TCGTTCGCTGACGCAGACGATCCGGGACGGCAGCGTGGTCGGCGGCGAAGGTGCGGTCGGCGACGTGGTCATCAACAGCGACGACGACGTTGTGATCAGGGGTGCTGGCGGATCCGACGGATCCGAATGCGGCGACGTTCGATCCGCTGCTGTCTGCGCCGGGCGAGCCCGGGTTCCGGGAGGACATCTTCTATGTCCGCAGCCTGAACGTGCAGCGTGCGCCGGGTCGGATCATCCTGCCGCGGACGGCGGCGACGAACGCGAACTTCGATGCGAACAATGCCTACTTTGGCGTGAACATCGCGCGGTCGTTCTGGTATGCCGGCCGGCGGGCATGAGCTGATCGATCTGACCGGCTTCCTGCGGGTGACGCGGACCCAGGTGGCAGGGCTTCTGCCGCATGGCCCGCGCAGCGCGCGCTACCGGTTCAACAACTGCGTGATCGGCGACACGAACACGTGCGGCTCGCTGCCGCCGGTGGATCTGATCTACCGGATCTCGGATGAGCCGAACCTGTTCGAACTGGACCGCGACCAGCTGGACTTCCTCTATGTGCCGATCGGCAACGAGGAGCTCTGGGGCGTGCCGGAGGCGATGCTGTACAACCTGGACCACCAGGTGAGCATGGCGAGCTTCGCGCCGATGGCGATGGGACCGTGGACGATCTACTTCGGCTTCGACCGTTCGAATGTCGCGGCGGATCAGCGTCAGGCGATCGACGAGGCGGCCCAGGCGGCAGCGGGCGGCGATGGCGAGGTGGTGGTGACCGGCCACACCGACACCAGCGGCCCGGCCTCGTACAACCTGGGTCTGTCGTCGCGGCGGGCGCAGTCGGTGGTCAGCATGCTGAACGCCGACGGTGTCGGAAGCGACCGCATCAATGTCAGCGCCACCGGCGAGGCCGACCTGGCCGTGCCGACCGCCGACGGCGTGCGGGAGCCGAAGAACCGCCGCGTCGAAATCCGCGTCCTGAAGTGAGGAGCCGGACCTTCTAACCGATGACCACGCTAACGCGGGCCATCCAACGCAGCGCCGCCAGCCTAACGCTGGCGGCGCTCGCCGCTTGTGTGGGGGGATCATCCGAACCGAGCCGGGGCCTCGCCCGCGGCGGGGTGTGAGCGGATATTGCCGGGGCCTGTGCGGAAATCGGTATAGCCCCAACGGCGTCGGAGTGTGCTATAGACTAGCACTTTCGTTCAAACCGCTCGCCGATATCGCATGCAGCCCGTTATTCTCTACATCACCGCCGCAACGCCGGAGGAGGCCGCCTCCATCGGCCGGACCCTGGTGGAGGAACGGCTGGCGGCATGCGCCAATATCCTGGGCGGCATCACCGCCTTCTATCGGTGGGAAGGGGCGGTGCAGCAGGGGGCGGAGACCGCGTTGATCGTCAAGACCCGCGTTGGCCTCGTCGAGCCGGCGACGGAGCGCATCAAGGCGCTGCACGGTTCGACCTGTCCCTGCGTCGTCGCGCTGCCCGTCCAGGGCGGCAATCCGGATTTTCTCGATTGGATCGCTGCCGAAACCGAGAGCCGAGCCAGCCAACAAGGCCCAGGCGATCGGCAAGGCCCAAGCGATCAACAAGGAACGCCCTAGCGCCATGAAAGATTTCTTCCGCGGGCCGATGCCCTTTCTGTGCCTCGGCCACAGCTTCGACCACATGCTGATCCTGCTGTTCGCCACCGTGATCGTGGTCGGGCCGCTGCAGACCGAGTTTGGCATGAGCTATGGCCAACTGGTCGGGCTCGCCTGGCTGGGCTTCGTGCTGTTCGGCGCCGGCGCGCCGCTCGCCGGCTGGCTGGCCGACCGGTGGAGCAGCGTCGGCACGATGACCCTCTATTTTGTCGGCATCGGCGCCTCGGCGGTGCTGGCGGGCCTGGCCGGTTCGGCCTGGGAGATCGGCATTGCGCTCTCGGCCATTGGCCTGTTCGCCTCGATCTATCACCCCGTCGGCATTCCCATGGTGATCCGCGCCGCCGGCAAGAACCGGGGCAAGATGCTGGGCGTCAACGGCATTTTCGGCTCGCTCGGCATGGCGAGTGCCGCGATCATCGCCGAGGTGCTGACGCTGACGGTGAGCTGGCGCGCCGCCTTCATTGTGCCGGGCATGGCGGCGATCCTGGTCGGCATCTGCTTCTACTGGCGGTGCCGCGGGCTGAACCTGGACGTCTCGCGCGCCAAGGCCAACGAACATGCGAGCCTGAAGGATTTCGTCGCCGCCGTCGGCCTGGGGCCGTTCCTGCGGCTGATGGGCCTGCTGGCGCTGCTGACCTTCTGCATGGGCATGGTGTTCCAGGCCATGACCTTTTCGCTCACCAACGTGGTCGACCATCGGGTGCAGATCGGGCTGGCCGCCGTGCTGGGCGCGGGCGGCCTGACCTCCGCCATTCTGATGGTGGCGGGCGGGGCGCAACTGGTCGGCGGCGTGCTGGCAGACAAATACCCGCTGAAACGCCTGTTCCTGATGACCTATGGCCTGATGGCGCCGGCGCTGGTGCTGTGCTCGCAGGCGGCGGACGGGACCATGGTGTTCGGCCTGTTCCTGGTCATGGTCTGCACCGTCGGCACCCAGCCGATTTCGGACGCGCTGTTCAGCAAATACGTGCCGCAGCGCTGGATCAACACCGCCTACGGCCTGCGTTTCGCCATCTCGCTGTGTTCGAGCGCGGCGGCCCTGCCGCTGGTTGGCTTCGTCTATGACAGCACGGGCGAGTTCGTGCAGTTGTTCCTGGTGCTGGCGGTCTTCGCTGCCGTGGCCATTGCAGCCATCGCCATGCTGCCGACCCCGGCCGACGAGGAGAGGCCGAAGGTCGCCGTGGCGGCGGAATAGGGGGGGGCTCGCGTTCGCGTGCGAGCATCGGCGTCGGTGTGCGATCAAGGACACCGGTCCCGGATCGGCGCTCAGCACCGTCCGGGACACACCGGCCATCCCGTTTTACACCGAGGGGCGAGCGCAGGCTCAGGCCATGCCGGCGGCCCGTTCCAGGTCGCCGAGCGCGCCGTCGACAATGTCCACCATCTGTTGCACCTCGTCCGCCGAAATGCAGAGCGGCGGGCAGAGATTCAGCACCGTGCCGGCGCGGGTGATCAGGCCGCGCTGGCGCAGCCCTTCGTTCATCGCCTTCAGTTCCGGACCGTTCTCGGCGAATTTCGCCTTGGTCGTCCGGTCCTTCACCACCTCGACGCCGGCGATCAGGCCGAGGCCGCGCACGTCGCCGATGCACGCGTGCTTGTCGCGGAGCCCGTTCAGCCCTTCCAGCAGCAGCGCGCCCATCTTGGCGGAGTTCTCCACCAGCCCTTCGCGCTCGATGATGTCGAGATTGGCGAGCGCGGCGGCGGCAGCGACCGGGTGGCCGCCATAGGTGATCAGGTGCGAGAGCGAGTTGTCGCCCTCGAACGCCTCGACCACGTGCGGCCGGCACATGACGCCGCCCATGGGGACGTAGCCGCTGGTCAGGCCCTTGGCCATGGTCATCATATCGCCGACCACGCCGAAATGCTCGCTGGCGAACATTTTGCCGGTGCGGCCGAAGCCGTTGATGACCTCGTCGGTGATCAGCAGCACGCCGTACTTGTCGCAAATTTCGCGCAGGCGCCGCCAATAGCCCTCCGGCGGGATGACGATGCCGTTGGAGGCGCTGATCGGCTCGCCGATCACGGCGGCGACGGTCTTGGGGTTCTCGTACTCGATCATCTGGCCGATCTGGTCGGCGCAGAGCAGGTCGCAGCCGGGGAAGGTCTGGCGGAAGTCGCAGCGATAGCAATAGGGCGGCGAGGCGTGCAGCACGCCGGGCATGAAGGGCGAGTGATAGGGGTCGCTCACCGGCCGGGTGCCGCTGACGCTCATGGCGGCATAGGTGCCGCCGTGATAGGAGCCACGCCGGCCGATGATCTTCTGCCGCTTCGGCTCGCCGCGGTGATA is a genomic window containing:
- a CDS encoding OmpA family protein; the protein is MPAGGHELIDLTGFLRVTRTQVAGLLPHGPRSARYRFNNCVIGDTNTCGSLPPVDLIYRISDEPNLFELDRDQLDFLYVPIGNEELWGVPEAMLYNLDHQVSMASFAPMAMGPWTIYFGFDRSNVAADQRQAIDEAAQAAAGGDGEVVVTGHTDTSGPASYNLGLSSRRAQSVVSMLNADGVGSDRINVSATGEADLAVPTADGVREPKNRRVEIRVLK
- a CDS encoding divalent-cation tolerance protein CutA; the protein is MQPVILYITAATPEEAASIGRTLVEERLAACANILGGITAFYRWEGAVQQGAETALIVKTRVGLVEPATERIKALHGSTCPCVVALPVQGGNPDFLDWIAAETESRASQQGPGDRQGPSDQQGTP
- a CDS encoding MFS transporter is translated as MKDFFRGPMPFLCLGHSFDHMLILLFATVIVVGPLQTEFGMSYGQLVGLAWLGFVLFGAGAPLAGWLADRWSSVGTMTLYFVGIGASAVLAGLAGSAWEIGIALSAIGLFASIYHPVGIPMVIRAAGKNRGKMLGVNGIFGSLGMASAAIIAEVLTLTVSWRAAFIVPGMAAILVGICFYWRCRGLNLDVSRAKANEHASLKDFVAAVGLGPFLRLMGLLALLTFCMGMVFQAMTFSLTNVVDHRVQIGLAAVLGAGGLTSAILMVAGGAQLVGGVLADKYPLKRLFLMTYGLMAPALVLCSQAADGTMVFGLFLVMVCTVGTQPISDALFSKYVPQRWINTAYGLRFAISLCSSAAALPLVGFVYDSTGEFVQLFLVLAVFAAVAIAAIAMLPTPADEERPKVAVAAE
- a CDS encoding aspartate aminotransferase family protein, whose amino-acid sequence is MNDIAPSLSNEAALKASANEHVFMHGSAYRSLAHDAGKRVLVEGKGIWVKDIDGNWLMDAMAGLWLVNVGHGRKEIGEAIARQAGQLAYASSTTATTIPAIQLAERLAAITPGDQNTVFFTSGGSESVESALKIARQYHYHRGEPKRQKIIGRRGSYHGGTYAAMSVSGTRPVSDPYHSPFMPGVLHASPPYCYRCDFRQTFPGCDLLCADQIGQMIEYENPKTVAAVIGEPISASNGIVIPPEGYWRRLREICDKYGVLLITDEVINGFGRTGKMFASEHFGVVGDMMTMAKGLTSGYVPMGGVMCRPHVVEAFEGDNSLSHLITYGGHPVAAAAALANLDIIEREGLVENSAKMGALLLEGLNGLRDKHACIGDVRGLGLIAGVEVVKDRTTKAKFAENGPELKAMNEGLRQRGLITRAGTVLNLCPPLCISADEVQQMVDIVDGALGDLERAAGMA